The region GCTGCCCATGAAGTTGCCCGCGACCTGCTCGACCGTGGCGCGCACAGTGGCGCCGGGCGGCGGGAACAGCGGGCGCAGTTCGCCCTTGTCGACCTGGAGGCGACCGCGTCTGCGGCGGCCCGCGAGGATCCGCTCGGGGCGCAGCAGGATTCCCAGCAGGCCGCGGATCTCGTCGACGGCCTGTCCGGGGACCTTGCCCACGAGGTAGGCGACGGTGCGCAGCAGGGTGCCGAGGACGAGCCGGATCAGGATCCAGGGCAGCTGTGCCGTACGGGCGTTGACGAGGAGGGTGTAGACGGCACCCGCCTTGTCGACCTTGTGCGGGGAGGCGGCGGTGCGGCCCACGCAGTCGACGGTGCGGCGCTCGCGGGAGGCGGCCTCGGCGTGCCGGACGACCGCTTCGGGGGCGACGAGGACGCGGTGTCCGGCGGCCTGGGCGCGCCAGCACAGGTCGACGTCGTCACGCATCAGGGGCAGTCGGCGGTCGAAGCCGCCGAGTTCCTCGTAGACGTCGCGGCGGATCAGCATGCCGGCGGTGGACACGGCGAGCACGGGGTGGACGTGGTCGTGCTGGCCCTGGTCCTGCTCGCGGCGGTCCAGGCCCGTCCAGCGGCGGCCGGAGTTGGCGATGGTGACGCCGACCTCCAGGAGCGCTCGCCGGTCGTACCAGCCGCGCAGCTTGGGGCCGACCACGGCGACTTCCCTGCCGAGCTCCTGCTCGCTCTCCACGACCCGGAGCAGCTGGGCCAGGGCGTCGGGCTCGGGAGCGCTGTCGTCGTGCAGCAGCCAGAGCCACTGCTCCGGCTCGCCGTGCGGGAGATCCGGCATGTCGTAGGCGTCGTCGCGCCAGGTCCGGGTGACCGGGTCCCAGCCGCTGGGGCGCTTCAGATAGGGCAGGTCGTCCGGGGTGAGCACGCCGGCGCCGCGGGTGGCCTCCTCGACGGCCTGGCCGAAGCCGGTGCGCCGGGCGAGGTGCAGCACCCGGTCGGCGCCGAGTGCGTCGGTCAGCAGCTGGGCGGAGTCGTCCGCGCTGCCGGTGTCGGCCGCCACGGCGTTCTGCACCGGGCGCTCCTGGCCGAGCAGCCCGGCGAGCGCTTCGGGCAGCCAGCGGGCGCCGTCGTGGGAGACGAGGACCGCGGTCACCACGTGGCGCGGAAACTCAGGTGTGGCGGCGTCGTGTGGGACTGCCGAATGGCTGTGCACGGACATCGAGGTACGGGCCCCGGTTCGATGGACTGCGGTGGACGCCTGTGTCCGGCGGGGACAGCGGGACGTCTCGGACGAGGGCCCACACTAACGGCTGGGCAACACAGCGGCCCGCCGCCTGTGGATAACCCACCTGCGACGGGCCGTTCTTACCTGCCGGTATCGGTACGAGGGGTGCGCGCCGTGCGGTCAGACGGCGGCCTTCTTCAGCCTGCGGCGCTCGCGCTCGGACAGACCGCCCCAGATGCCGAACCGCTCGTCGTTGGCGAGCGCGTATTCCAGGCACTCGGAGCGGACCTCACAGGCGAGACAGACCTTCTTGGCCTCGCGGGTGGAGCCGCCCTTCTCGGGGAAGAAGGACTCGGGGTCGGTCTGGGCGCACAGCGCGCGCTCCTGCCAGCCGAGTTCCTCGTCCGCGTCGTCGACCAGCAGTTGCTGCACCAGCTCGGTCATGTGCGCCCCTCGTCTGTCTTTCGCGTCCCCGTGATGCTGCCGTTACCGATTTCGGCTGAACGACACGAGTGAAATTACAAGTGTGCCGATCCGGGCCAGTCAAGCCGAGATCTGCTATTGGGCCCCTTATTCACTCTGCGGAACCAAGGCTATGCGGAAAGTGTTCAAATCGGCATAAACCCTGACAACCCCAAAGGGCCCGCCCGGACTCCCGACCCGCCACTGGGAAGGACGCCCAGAAGTTCGATCTCGTTCCGACACGGACTCCGAAGCGAACCGGATCACATTTGGATCACGGGATCGCATCGAGGTTTGCGCGCCCGGTTGTGCGCCATGTGTCCGGGGTGGCTCCAGAGCAAACCTTTCGCCATACAGATGAACCGGATGAGG is a window of Streptomyces sp. NBC_00271 DNA encoding:
- a CDS encoding WhiB family transcriptional regulator, translated to MTELVQQLLVDDADEELGWQERALCAQTDPESFFPEKGGSTREAKKVCLACEVRSECLEYALANDERFGIWGGLSERERRRLKKAAV